The Psychrilyobacter piezotolerans genome contains the following window.
TAATTCTTTAAAATATATACAAATGGAGGCACTATGAAATTACTGATAATACTTATGACCCTTTCTTTCCTCATCTCTTGCGGTAAGAAAGAAGAGGAAAAAGAAACCTTTAAACTCATCGAAACGAGAGAGGTTAAAAATTTAGGAGCTACAAGTTATATCTATGAACATATAAAGACAGGTGCTCGTGTTATTTATTTAGACGACCAATCCCCTGAAAAAGTTTTTGGCATTGCATTTAAAACTCCTGTAATAGATGACAGCGGCGTAAATCATGTATTTGAACATGCTGTTTTACAGGGGTCAAAAAAATATCCCGATAAAAATCTATTCTATGAACTGGATACCAAAAATATCCCGTCATTTTTAAATGCCATGACCGGACAGGACTATACAGTCTATCCATTTTCAGCAGTGGAACCAAAATCCTTTAATAATCTGCTGGATATCTACTTAGATGCTGTTTTCAATCCGTTGGTATTAGAAGATGAAAACACCCTGAAAAGAGAGGGATGGAGATATGACAGAAACCCAAATAACGATGAATTAGTCATAAACGGGATTGTCTACAACGAGATGAAGGGAGCTTTTTCCAATCCATATAGAAACCTGTCCTTTAGAATGAACAGACTGATGTATCCGGATCCTATGGCTAACTACAGATTTTCTTCTGGAGGATTACCCAGCAGCATCCCTAATCTGGATTTAGATCACCTCATAAAAACTCATAAAAAATACTATACCCCTTCTAATTCCATTGCAGTCTTAGCAGGAAAGCTGGATATAGAGAAAAAACTCGCTAAATTAGATGAATATTACAGCCAGTATGACAAGACAGAGGTCGCTGCAATAGAGACTCAGAATACACAGTTAAAAGACGAGTTTCACAACGAGAGTTATCCAGCCCCTAAGGGATCACCAAATATCTATATCTATGGAACCCTTATGAAACCTAAGACACCTCTGCCAGAGCTTATGTTCATAACATCCCTATTGGCTGACTACGAGATCTCCCCATTGAAAAAATTATTTGTGGATAAAAAAATTAGTGGTAGTTTTGGACTGTATAATGACAGCACTATCCAGCCTAGAGGATACTACCTTATCCAGGGAGCAAAAAAAGAAGAGGTCGCTGAATTTAGAAAGTTGATGGATGCCAAGATGAGAGAGGTCGCTCGTGAAGGGATAGACCCGGAGATAATTGATCTGGCTCTGAGAGACTATAAAAAACAACTGGCTAAATCCCAGTATTCCAAAGAAAGAGCCTCGGACCTCACAACAAGTATAGCTACAAGTTATTTTTATTATGATAAGCCCTATTTATTTATCTCTGGCGATAAGATAAAAATATTAGAGGACTTGGCTGATAACCCTGAAAAAATCAAACAGCTAATAGGTGAATATTTTGTAAACAACACCAATAAGTTAGAGATTTTCTTTACTCCAGATGAAAGTCTTTTAGCTGAAAATGAAACTTTAGAAAAAGAAAAATTAGACAAATTTGAAAAAAATCTAAATAGTGAAGAATTGACAGATTTAAATTCAGATATCAAAAAATTCAATGCCTGGTCAAAGGAGCCTGTAGATAAAAAAATTATAGATTCTATTCCCAGTATAGAATTAAAGGACCTTTCTAATTCTGAGATTCCCACTGTAAAAAGAAGGGAGGAGAATATAGATGGTGTCACATTTGTAGACAACGATATC
Protein-coding sequences here:
- a CDS encoding insulinase family protein, whose translation is MKLLIILMTLSFLISCGKKEEEKETFKLIETREVKNLGATSYIYEHIKTGARVIYLDDQSPEKVFGIAFKTPVIDDSGVNHVFEHAVLQGSKKYPDKNLFYELDTKNIPSFLNAMTGQDYTVYPFSAVEPKSFNNLLDIYLDAVFNPLVLEDENTLKREGWRYDRNPNNDELVINGIVYNEMKGAFSNPYRNLSFRMNRLMYPDPMANYRFSSGGLPSSIPNLDLDHLIKTHKKYYTPSNSIAVLAGKLDIEKKLAKLDEYYSQYDKTEVAAIETQNTQLKDEFHNESYPAPKGSPNIYIYGTLMKPKTPLPELMFITSLLADYEISPLKKLFVDKKISGSFGLYNDSTIQPRGYYLIQGAKKEEVAEFRKLMDAKMREVAREGIDPEIIDLALRDYKKQLAKSQYSKERASDLTTSIATSYFYYDKPYLFISGDKIKILEDLADNPEKIKQLIGEYFVNNTNKLEIFFTPDESLLAENETLEKEKLDKFEKNLNSEELTDLNSDIKKFNAWSKEPVDKKIIDSIPSIELKDLSNSEIPTVKRREENIDGVTFVDNDINTYDINLVSLKFDTSGFDQSEKLDSELFSYLMSASSTKDFSFEEVSNNLTKYFFKLGLNNRTVLLDNDSISRRFVINFEYLQDDSAEVYNTLENLFLEGNFDNKLEIKKRLEGLRDSILTSSSDANVINRMSVIKAMSMINPNYSYYLDEEVNFGGRGYYVYPPMLAKINNILDNYDDNFPQLQEDMKSIREKIFNKDNLLIFYANRDSYEKFKTDITPFLGKMKDTPAPKISYGKLENSKLAITVPAQNGSTSWGNNLTDMGYKYNGKYKIMSNMINEYLNKKIRVQNGAYGAWFYITLNRDIVASSYRDGEVDKTIDTYKEIPDYLQGELDIKQEKFDGFILKSMAKYYQAYTPDTLMNLSYTHYLYDISLEDMEQEKAEVLSASKKDISEFIEIMTKFSRQKYYSTVNNENIIKEKGSNSHFDEVIEFEEIK